The following are encoded together in the Chaetodon trifascialis isolate fChaTrf1 chromosome 3, fChaTrf1.hap1, whole genome shotgun sequence genome:
- the drd5a gene encoding D(1B) dopamine receptor — MENPAKYLSSVQGIDSVPAPLGEIMWNSTETEATNEGRKDMVVRTVTGCLLSLLILWTLLGNILVCSAVLRFRHLRTKVTNIFIVSLALSDLFVAVLVMPWKAVAEVAGYWPFGTFCNVWVAFDIMCSTASILNLCIISVDRYWAISSPFRYERKMTQRVAFVMISITWTLSVLISFIPVQLNWHKASGDDMAGTHNSSTSRQMEENCDSSLSREYAISSSLISFYIPVAIMIVTYTRIYRIAQIQIRRIASLERAAEHAQSCRTNRIECQHHNTLKTSIKRETKVFKTLSVIMGVFVCCWLPFFVLNCMVPFCDRPATDRDAGLPCVSETTFDVFVWFGWTNSSLNPIIYAFNAEFRKAFASLLGCRHFCSNTPVETVNISNELVSYNQDTLIHKEIANAYVNMIPNVVECIEHEETFDRISQFSHNNENATDSVCDLEDCEADISLDRMSPFTPNGLH, encoded by the coding sequence ATGGAGAACCCAGCCAAGTATCTGTCATCGGTGCAGGGGATTGACTCTGTGCCGGCACCCCTTGGAGAGATTATGTGGAACAGCACCGAAACAGAGGCAACAAACGAGGGGAGGAAGGATATGGTGGTGCGCACGGTGACGGGCTGTCTGCTGTCCCTGCTAATCCTATGGACCCTGCTCGGGAATATCCTGGTTTGCTCCGCGGTGCTGCGCTTTCGGCACCTGCGGACCAAAGTCACCAACATTTTCATAGTCTCCCTGGCTCTCTCGGATTTATTCGTGGCCGTCCTGGTGATGCCCTGGAAAGCTGTTGCAGAGGTGGCGGGGTATTGGCCGTTTGGCACTTTCTGTAACGTCTGGGTCGCTTTTGACATTATGTGTTCCACCGCCTCCATCCTCAACCTCTGCATTATAAGCGTGGATAGGTACTGGGCCATCTCGAGCCCTTTCCGCTACGAGAGGAAGATGACCCAGCGTGTTGCCTTTGTTATGATTAGCATCACTTGGACGTTGTCTGTGCTCATTTCATTTATACCGGTCCAGCTAAACTGGCACAAAGCCAGCGGTGACGATATGGCTGGGACGCACAACTCCTCCACGAGTCGGCAGATGGAGGAAAACTGCGACTCTAGCCTGAGCAGAGAGTATGCTATATCCTCCTCCTTGATAAGTTTCTATATTCCCGTGGCAATTATGATTGTGACTTACACCAGAATATACCGGATTGCACAAATACAAATTAGAAGAATAGCCTCCCTGGAGAGAGCGGCAGAACACGCGCAAAGTTGCAGGACCAACAGGATAGAGTGCCAACACCACAACACCTTGAAAACGTCGATCAAACGGGAAACCAAAGTGTTCAAAACTCTGTCGGTGATTATGGgtgtctttgtgtgttgctGGTTACCTTTCTTCGTCCTAAACTGTATGGTCCCATTCTGCGACAGACCGGCCACAGACCGGGACGCGGGTCTGCCGTGCGTCAGCGAGACCACTTTCGACGTCTTCGTGTGGTTCGGCTGGACCAACTCCTCCCTGAACCCCATCATTTACGCCTTCAACGCCGAGTTCAGGAAGGCCTTCGCTAGCCTCCTGGGCTGTCGCCATTTCTGCTCCAACACACCAGTAGAAACCGTTAACATCAGCAACGAGCTGGTCTCATATAATCAAGACACCCTCATCCACAAGGAAATTGCGAACGCCTACGTCAACATGATCCCCAACGTGGTTGAATGTATTGAGCATGAAGAGACTTTTGACAGGATTTCACAGTTTTCTCACAACAATGAAAACGCCACCGACTCGGTTTGTGACTTGGAGGACTGTGAGGCAGACATCAGTCTTGACAGGATGTCACCGTTCACACCCAATGGATTACACTGA